The region GGATGCGCATAAACCGGTTCGGCAACGGCACCCGGCCGGCATCGTGCAACAAGCGCCAGGCAATCACGCTCAACGTGGCGATCGACAACCAGAGGGGCAGATGCGGCACATGCGGCAATACCACCAGCGTGATGCCGGCCAACAACAAGGCATTGGGCAACGGTAATCGATTTGGCCGCGCCATCTCAGCCTCCGAACAGGGCGAGTGCCTGCAGGCACTGTTGTTGATGGGCGTGACCCCGACCCGGTTCGATGATCTGATCCGGTAACCACAGTCCGAATTCGAGTCCCTGTTGCCCGGCCTCGATCACCCAGCGGCACAATTGCGACAGGCGGGCTTCGGTCTCCCTGCCCTCGAGCATGCGCCAGTCGAGCCATAACCGTTCACTGCGATCGCCACCGAATTGCTTGGTTAACAGTCCCTGCTCACGGGCCAGCGCTTTCCAGTGAACGTGCTTGAGCGAATCCCCGCTGCGATACCCGCGCAGGCCGGCAAAGTCATCACTGCCAATACCCTGATCGCCGACCAGGCTGGCCATATAGCGGGAGGTTTGCGGCAGGCGCGCCTCGCTCGCGGGTTCGGGATAGACCAGATAGTGCGAGTCCGGCACCACGTGACTCCAGGCCCGGAACAGGCCCAGGGGAAAGGTACTGGCCAGCGAGAAACGGCCGACCGGTTGCCAGCCCCGTTCCCCGGCGGGCCTGCGCAAGGAGACCACGCACTGACCGCACGCCGGAATGGCACAGCGGTTCGGCTCCTGATCGGCAAACGCCAGTGCAATCTGTTCGCGCCTTTCAGTACCCGGGTTGTGCAGTGCCACCGGGACGGTCACCTCGCCGCCGGCAAACGCCGGCTCGATGTTGGCCAGGCGCACCTCGAGGCGCAGCAGATTACGATAAGTGTGCAAAATACCCACGATCGCGATACTGCCCAGCAGGAACGTCAGAAAATAACCCAGGCTGTTGTTATAGTTGATCGCGCCGAGCAGGATGATCACCAGCGTCACGGCGAAAAACAGCCCCTGGCGGGTCGGCAGAATATAGACATTGCGCCGATCGAGCACCCAGGGGGCCGCGCTGGGTGCATCGCCCTTGAAAAAACGCGCCAGATTAAAACGCTGCAGGAAACTCGGGCGTGGTGCGCGACGGGCCAGGCTCATGCGCGGCTCAGGGGATGGGCACGTCCAGCAACTGCTGCACCAGTCGCTCGACCGCCTGGCCGCTCTCGCCGGTCACCGGCCGCAACCGATGCGTGACCACGCCGGGCAATACCGCCTGCAGATCGTCGGGCAGGACGTGATCCCGTTCCTCCAGCAGCGCCCAGGCGCGGGCCGCCCGCAACAGTGCCAGACCGGCACGCGGGGAAAGACCGACGGCGATCTCCGGATGTTCCCGGCTGAGAGTAATCATCGCCTGCAAATAATCGAGCAAATCTTCGCTGACGTGCACCCGGGTCACCGCCTGTTGATAGGCGAGCAGATCCTCCGGACTCAGCACCGGCTGCAGGTGTTCCAGCAAATCCCGGCGATCTTCGCCGCCGAGCAGGGCTCGTTCGGCCGACGCATCGGGATAACCCAGTGCCAGGCGTATTAAAAACCGATCCAGCTGGGACTCGGGCAGGGCGAAGGTACCGATCTGATAGGTTGGATTTTGCGTGGCGATCACGAAAAAGGGTTCGGGCAGGGCCCGGGTCTCCCCTTCGATGGTGACCTGTCGTTCTTCCATCGCTTCCAGCAGGGCGCTCTGGGTCTTGGGTGTGGCGCGATTGACCTCGTCGGCCAGGATCAACTGGGCGAAGATCGGCCCGGGATGAAATTTAAACTGCCCCGTGCCCTGCTCATACACCGACACACCGAGAATATCGGCCGGTAACAGATCGCTGGTGAACTGGATGCGGTGGTATTGCAGTCCCATCACCGCGGCAATGGCATGCGCCAGTGTGGTTTTGCCCACCCCGGGTTGATCCTCGATCAACAGATGCCCACGGGCCAGCAGACAGGTCACCGCCAGGCGAATCGCCCGCGGTTTGCCGACGATGATCTCACCAAGACGGGAAATAGCCTGATGCAGGGGGCGAATATCGGGTTTGACGGGGCTGTCCATAATCACTCGACGAAAAGCTGTGGAAAATCTGACACGCTATTATATAGTAGGTTCACCTGATGTATCGGCACCACACGCACACAGTTTACCGAATTATGATGTTCCACATATGTAAAACCCTGTTGCTGTGCGTGATCCTCACCACGCTTTCGGGCTGCAGTTCCTTCTCCTACTACCTGGGCGCGGTTAACGGCCATGCCGGGATCCTTAACCAGCAGCGGCCGGTCAGTGAAGTTATCGCCGATCCCACCACCCGTGCCGAACTTCGATCTGCCTTGCTTGATATCCAGCGCGCCCGTCAGTTTGCGGTCGAGGCATTACAGCTGCCCGATAATGACAGCTATCGCTATTACGCGGATATCGAGCGCGAGTATGCCGTATGGAATGTGATCGCCACACCCGAATTGTCGGTCGAGCCTCGCCGGTGGTGTTTTCTGTTTGCCGGCTGTCTCAACTACCGCGGTTATTTCAGCGAGCGGCAGGCCAACGACTATGCCGCCGGTCTGGAACAGGCCGGTTATGATACCTACGTGGCCGGGGCGCGTGCCTATTCCACCCTGGGCTGGTTCGACGATCCGCTGCTCAACACCATGCTGTTACGTGATGAGGCCCGGCGGATCGGCATTGTGTTTCATGAACTGGCGCATCAAAAACTCTATCTTGCCGATGACCCGGCTTTTAACGAAAGTTTTGCCGTGTTCATCGAACAGGAGGGTGTCAAACGCTGGTTTGTTGCACAGGAGCGCCCACAGGCTTATGCCCGTTATCGCCAGACCCTCGAACGCCGCCGTCAGTTTCATGCCCTGTTACTGGCCACCCGCCAGCGGCTGAAACCACTGTATGCAAGCGATCTGAATGACGCCGACAAGCGAGCCAAAAAGCAGCAGTATTTCGCGCAGCTCAAACGGGATTATCAAACCCTGAAACAGCAGTGGGGAGGTTATGAAGCTTATGATAACTGGATGCAACAACCACTCAATAATGCCCACCTGGCCCTGGTCGCCACCTATCGCGAACAGGTTGCCGGATTCGCACAGCTGCTGGACTCACTGGATGGCGATCTGACGGCTTTCTATACGGCCGTCGAACGGCTCGCCAGGCTCTCCCCCGAACAACGAAAAAGGGCGTTGATAAACGACACGGACTAACGAAACATTGGCACACTCCTGATGGCCCTCAACACAGCTATAACGCCCACCTCTCATCAAGCCCCCCCGCAAAGCGGGTAGTATGATGAATCCTTCGGAGGGACTATGTCAGAGATAGGCTACGTTCCATGCACCGTTATCCGGGTATCGACAGATGGCATGCAGGGCACACTCTGCCCGGCCATAATACTCTCGCAGAAACGCAGCGCGCGCGGAGAATCAACGATAGCAGTCTCTCTGCGCCGTGGCGTCTCTGCGAGAGACAAGCTTATTCCTTCTACTACATACCTGGCCCAAACAGGTATAACCCCCGAAACACCGAACACACCGACCTAAACTGAAAAAACAGGGGATTGAATCGTTAGTGGATTCGGTATGCTCAGAGAAAACGGTGCGTAGAACGCACCCTACCTGACTTCTCAGCACTCAGCGCTTTTTTACGTCAGTTTATCCGAGCTGCTGATCAAATCTTTCAACGGCTGATCATTAAAATAAAACGGGGCGGTAAAAACCGCCCCAACTGCTTACTGCTTTATGGTTATTTTTGTTAACCGGGTTATACGGTGAACTTCTTCAGTTTTTTCGCGACAGCCACATTCTTGAGCCGGACGTATTTGGGCAGGCCGTCCTTGTAGGGCGGGTAGTCCTCGCCCTTGATTAACGGCAGCATGTAGTCACGGCATTTTTTGGTAATGCCGAAACCGTCACTGGTGATGAAATTGTTCGGCATCATCTTCTCGACATTGGCCACCTTGGACAACGGCGCTATACCGACTTTCCATTTGAACGGTTTGTTGGAGATGCGATCCACCGTGGGCATCACCGCATTGTGTCCCTTGATGGCGAGTTGCACGGCGGCCTTGCCCATAGCATAGGCCATGTCAACGTCGGTCTTGGAAGCGATATGGCGCGCGGACCGTTGCAGGTAATCGGCCACGGCCCAGTGGTTCTTGTAACCCAGTTCACTGCCCACCATCTCGGCAATGACCGTGGCGGCACCGCCCAGCTGGGCGTGGCCGAAGGCGTCCTTGCGATCGGATTCGGCCAGGAAACGACCGTCGGGCCAGTGCACCCCTTCGGAGACCACCACCGAGCAATAGCCGTGTTTCTTGACCAGCTGATCCACCCGGGCCAGGAATTTTTTCTGATCGAATTTTACTTCCGGGAACAGAATGACGATTGGGATCGGCGTATCTTCGGAAGAAGCCAGGCCCCCGGCGGCGGCGATCCAGCCGGCATGGCGACCCATCACCTCTATTACGAACACCTTGGTGGAGGTCTTGGCCATGGACTGCACGTCAAAGCTGGCTTCACGGGTGGAGACGGCAATGTACTTGGCCACCGAACCGAACCCGGGACAGTTGTCGGTGATCGGCAGGTCGTTATCCACGGTCTTGGGTACATGGATGGCCTGCACCGGGTAACCCATTTTTTCCGACAACATGGACACCTTGTGACAGGTATCCGCCGAATCGCCGCCCCCGTTATAGAAGAAATAACCGATGTTGTGCGCTTCGAACACTTCGATCAGTCGTTCATATTCGCGGCGGTTGGCTTCCAGGCTCTTGAGCTTGTAACGGCAGGATCCAAAGGCACCGGACGGCGTATGCCGCAGGGCCTTGATGGCTGCGGCGGATTCCTTGCTGGTATCGATCAGGTCCTCGCTCAGTGCGCCAATGATGCCGTTGCGCCCGGCATAGACTTTGCCGATTTTGTTCTTGTTGTTGCGCGCGGTTTCGATCACGCCCGCCGCACTGGCATTGATCACGGCGGTCACCCCGCCGGACTGGGCGTAAAAGGCGTTTTTGGGCGCCTCTTTTTTCACCCGGCGCACCGCGGTCTTTTTCCTGGCGACTTTCTTTTTGGCTTTTTTCTTGGTAGCCATGTTCGTTCCCCTCTATTAACTGAATATGGTGGTACGGTTTTTTATCCTGATCAAAACAACAATGCCTGCACGGGGCAGGCATTGTGGAAAATTACTGGTCGGATCCGTTGAGCTTGTTGCATTGCCGATCAAAATCGGCCGCCATGAAATGGACGCCGTGATGCTCCCGCAGGGCGGCCGCCCATTGTGTCAGTTCCCGCGCCTGCGCACTGAAGCGGTCGTCGGCAACACGTGCCTGCAGAGCGACCTCGCGGGCCTTGCTCCGCTCGCCGGCGAAATTCGGGATCTGACTCATGGTTCCTGCTCCTTCAAAGCAGTGTGAAAGGCAAAGCATACCTCAATGCATTAAAAAATGCATCGCGCCCTATTCTGCGAAGCTCTCCCTCTGGTGCAAATTAACTTTTATATAGCCGGCAAAGCGGGATTTATGAAGTCTGTTTGTCTGACGGCAAATGCTGTTGCAGCAGCATAACACGCTGCTGCAGACGCTCGCCGTCGTCGCGCAACCGATCAACCTCCCGAACAAACTCCGCGACCGCGTCCCGGGTCGCCAGTTGCCGGCTTTCCTGTTGCAGGAATTCCGCCAGGTTACGCCCCAGCACGCGCCGTGCCTGCGCTCCCCAGCCCTGCAAACCGCGAAACAGATCGCCCAGCTGGTGAGCGACCACATCGCCCGTGTAACGGCTCAACTGTTCTTCCCAGTCAATCTCGAGATGATCCAGCAGGCGCTTGAAGGCCTGACCGGTTTCCACGTCGCCGCGTATGGTCACATCCCCGGCGAACAGGACCCGTCGCGCATCCCCGAAGCTCAGTTCGGCCAGGGCCAGCGGCGTCCCGCTGATCACCGTATCCGCCTGCCCGGCGTCACCGCTCATGACCTGGATGCCATCCTGCCCCGGCAACAGCAACAGGGTCAGGCCGGTGCCGTGCAACTCCAGCGCGATGCGCCGGCCTTCAAAACGAGCCAGTTGCTCAAAGGTCACCGGGTCCAGGCGCAACGCCCGGTTCAGGCTGGCCTCCAGGGCCGCCTCCAGCAACACGAGTGTCTCACCCGCCAGACTCACAGGCCCAGACGCTCCCGCCATTGCGCGACATTGATGTCGCTGTCATCGTCGATTACCTGGATCACCACGCTGCCGGCGAGCTTGTCGTGCAGGGCCTGCTTGCGTTTGTCGATGGCGGCCCAGACAAAACCGAGATAAAAGGGCAGCGCGGAGAGGATATAGCCCAGCGCGCGGATGACGGCCTGGCGCAGGCTCAAGGGTTGATGGGTGCGCGCGTCCACCACCCGGCAATCGAGCAGCAGTTTCCCGGGGGTCGCCTGCCAGCGCCGCCAGCAAACGATCACCAGCACAAATGGCGCAACATACGTGATGAGCAGATCGGTCATGCCATAACTGGCCAGCTGACTGCTGTCACCCAGCCACCAGTTCAGATAACCGGGCCCGTAGATCCCGACCAGCAACGGGAGAATCAGCGCCGTGTAAAGCAGGCTGTCGAGCAGTAACGCCAGAGCGCGGCGCCAGAAGCCGGCATACTGGATTCTGGCAACCGCCGCGGTCATAACTTGTAACCGCGATGCAGGGCGACAATGCCGCCGCTGAGATTGTAATACTCACAGCGCTCGAAGCCGGCCTCTTCCATCATCCCCTTGAGTGTCTCCTGATCCGGGTGCTTGCGAATCGACTCGGCCAGATAACGGTAACTGTCGGGATCGTTGGCGAACAGTTTGCCCAGCAGGGGCAATACCTTGAAGGAATAGACGTCGTAAACCGGGTTGAGCGGTTTGATGACCGGTTTGGAAAATTCTAGTACCAGCAACGGTTTGCCCGGTTTGAGCACACGCAACATGGAGCGCAGCGCGGCGTCCTTGTCGGTCACATTGCGCAGGCCAAAGGCGATGGTAATAGCATCAAAATGATTATCCGGAAACGGCAGGCACTCGGCGTTGGCCTGCACATATTGCAGATTACCGACGATACCGTCGTTGATAAGCCGATCCCGACCCATGCGCAGCATGGATTCATTAATGTCGGCCAGTGTCACGGCGCCGTCGGAGCCCACCATGCGGGAAAACTTTTCCGCCAGATCGCCGGTCCCCCCGGCCAGATCCAGCACATGGTCACCCTGGCGAACACCGCTCATATCCAGCGTATACCGCTTCCAGAGCCGATGCACGCCCATCGACATCAGATCGTTCATCAAATCGTACTTGCCGGCCACCGAATGAAACACCCCCGCGACCTTGCGCACCTTCTCCTCGTACGGGACTTCCTCATAACCGAAATGGGTGGTCTTTTTCATGGCGCTCGCCGTTGTCAGGTGAAGTTACCGAGTTTTATTTTTTTACCACCAAGACACAAAGAAAAATTTTTATTACTTCGTGCCTTGGTGTCTTGGTGGTGAGTAATTTTCCTCGTCCCTCGTAACTCGTCCCTAGGCCCTGTTTTTAAGGTGTTCGGGTTCGGGCCGTTCCTTGCCGGCTTCTTTGAGCCGGTCCAGGTATTGCTGCCACAGCTCATCGTAGTTCTGGCCCAGGTTGTAGAGCGTGTCCCAGGAATAGATACCGGTATCGTGATTGTCGTCGAAGTAGAGCTGGATGGCATAGTGGCCGACCTGCTCGATACGTTCGATGTTGACGTCCTGCTTGCCGATTTGCAGCTTTTCCTGGCCCGGGCCGTGGCCCTGCACTTCCGCCGACGGGGAATAAACCCGCAGGTATTCGGTCGGCAGTTCGAAACGGCTGCCGTCGTCAAAGGCGATTTCCAGAATATGGGAGGCCTGGTGCAGATTGATTTCAGTCGGTTTCACATTGTTCATGTTTGGATTACCTCATAATTCGGTGCGTCTGTCCCGCGCGGGACACTTACAGAATATAACGACTCAGATCCTCATCTTGCGCCAGCTCGGCGAGATTTTCATCCACATAGTCCGCGGTGATTTTGATCTGTTCGCCGGCCCGTTCCGACGCCTCGAATGAAATCTGCTCCAGCAGTCGTTCGAGCATGGTGTGCAGGCGTCGGGCGCCGATGTTTTCTGTCCGCTCATTCACCTGCCAGGCAATCTCCGCCAGGCGATGGATGCCGTCGTCGGTAAAGGTCAGTTGCACATCCTCGGTATACATCAGGGCACGATACTGTTCGGTCAGCGAGGCATCGGGCTCGGTAAGAATGCGAACAAAGTCGTCGGTTGTCAGCGGTTCCAGCTCGACCCGGATCGGTAAGCGGCCCTGCAATTCGGGTATCAGATCCGAGGGCTTGGACAGATGAAACGCCCCCGAGGCGATAAACAGGATGTGATCGGTACGCACCACGCCGTACTTGGTACTGACGCTGGAACCCTCCACCAGCGGCAACAGATCCCGCTGGACACCTTCGCGGGAGACATCGGTGCCGGAGGTTTCGCTGCGCTTGGCGATCTTGTCCATCTCGTCCAGAAACACGATGCCGTGCTGTTCGACGTTTTCCACCGCCTTGATTTTAATCTCTTCCTCGTTGACCAGCTTGCCGGCTTCCTCGTCGGTCAGGGTCTTGAGGGCCTGGCTGATGGTCATCTTGCGCGTTTTGGTACGCTGACCGGAGAGATTCTGGAACATGCCCTGTAGCTGGTTGGTCATCTCCTCCATGCCGGGCGGGGCCATGATCTCGACCCCCATCGGTGAGTCGCTGACCTCGATTTCGATTTCCTTGTCGTCCAGCTCGCCCTCGCGCAATTTCTTGCGGAATTTTTGCCGGGTGGCATTTTCCTGCTCGCTGCTCTTTTCGGCGGGTTGTTCGGCATTGAAACCAAAGCTGCTGCTGCGTGCCGGCGGCAGCAGGATATCCAGGACCCGTTCTTCGGCGGCATCGGACGCCCGGTGGCGGACCTTGTCCATCGCCTGCTCGCGGGTAATCTTGATGGAGACCTCGACCAGATCACGGATGATCGACTCCACATCCCGACCAACATAGCCCACTTCTGTGAACTTGGTCGCTTCCACCTTGATGAACGGGGCATTGGCCAGCCGTGCCAGACGCCGGGCGATCTCGGTCTTGCCGACCCCGGTAGGGCCGATCATCAGAATGTTCTTGGGCGTGATCTCGTTGCGCAGCTCAACATCCACACAACTGCGTCGCCAGCGGTTGCGCAGGGCGATAGCCACCGCCCGCTTGGCGGCGGACTGGCCGATAATGTGCTTGTCCAGTTCCTGGACAATCTCGCGCGGTGTCATCTGGGACATGGGAGGCCTTAACAGTCGGGGTTCAGTGTTCGAGTTCTTCGATAACCAGGTTATGGTTGGTATAGATGCAGGTGTCGGCGGCAATATTCAAGGCTTTCTCGGTGATGGCGCGGGCATCCAGCTCGCTGTTTTCCAGCAGCGCCCGGGCCGCGGCCTGGGCATAGGGTCCGCCGGAACCGATCGCCACCAGGTTGTACTCCGGTTCGATCACATCGCCATTGCCGGAGATGATCAGCATCGCCTCCTTGTCGGCCACGGTCAGCAGAGCTTCGAGCCGGCGCAGGGTGCGATCGGTGCGCCAGTCCTTGGCCATCTCCACGGCGGAGCGCACCAGATTACCGGAGTGTTTTTCCAGCTTGCCCTCGAAGTATTCAAACAGGGTGAAGGCATCGGCCGTGCCACCGGCGAAACCGGCCAGCACCTTGTTATGATAGAGGCGACGTACCTTGCGGGCATTGCCCTTCATGACCGTGTCACCAAAACTGACCTGGCCGTCGGCGCCCAGCACCACCTTGTTATCGCGCCGCACGCAGAGCACTGTCGTGCCGTCAAACTGTTTCACCGCCTGCTCCTGTCGCTGTACGGGCCGGGCATTGTACACCAGCGGCGCGGACAAAAAACCCTGCGCCTCAGGCAGGGGTTTCGCTCGCCAGACGGGCGGCGGCCCGGCGCCGGAACCAGGCCGTGGCCCCGGCGGCGGTGACGATGCACCAGACGGCGAACAATGCCCCGGGCAGCGCGGTTTGCGGCTGCTCGGCAAAGTGGGCCAGCACCACGCCCAGACCGGCATTCTGCATGCCCATCACGATGGCCTCTATTGCTGAAGCAGGAAGGACAATTCACGTCCCGTCTCGGAAATCGCAAAAAGGCGATAGCCTGCCGCCCTCAGCCGCCGGATCAGTGCCGCTGTCTTTTTCGGTCCAATACCGGGTATACGGTGATGAAACTCCACCAGCAACTGTTCCGGTTTGATTGAATGATCGAGCATGTTCTCCAGCACATCGTACTCGGCCCCTTCAATGTCGATCTTCATCAGGTCGATATGATCATGGCCGAGTTTGGCCATGATACTGCCGATCGTAAACGCAGGCACGTCAACGCCGGAGTCGGCGACACCCTCTTCGGCAATTAGCGTATACATCACTTTTGATTTTTTGTTACCCCTGACACGCGGGTATAACGTCATGGACCCATCACTGTCGGTTACCGCCCAGGGATGGAACTGAAACTTCCCGGGAATATCCGACTGACCGGATAACCAGTCAACAGTGGATGGCGTGGGATCGAATGCATATACCGACAAACCAAACTGGTTTATTAATACCAAATCGAAATCGATATCTTCCCCTACCCCGAACGAATAAACAACGGATTCGCTATTCAGCCTGTCCGGATAAAACAGCCAGCCTCCTTTGTTCAGCGTGTTAATCCGGATTTCCGGCCTGAGCCACAGCTCTTCACCGACCAGTCGTTTGACCAACAGTTTTGTAAATTTGTAACCGTCGGATTGTTCGATTCGCTTTAAAATCGGTTTTGACATGGTTCTCTCTGGACGATTATTCGGCACTGCCGGGAACAGTATTCACGTTCTTCAACGAGTCTTCTTCTTTAGATTACCGGTTCAGCTATTGGCGCCAGCCGGCTGCTTGACCAGATCCTCGTCTTCACTGGCCAGGCGAGCGATAAGCTGGTCA is a window of Thiohalophilus sp. DNA encoding:
- a CDS encoding DUF58 domain-containing protein — encoded protein: MSLARRAPRPSFLQRFNLARFFKGDAPSAAPWVLDRRNVYILPTRQGLFFAVTLVIILLGAINYNNSLGYFLTFLLGSIAIVGILHTYRNLLRLEVRLANIEPAFAGGEVTVPVALHNPGTERREQIALAFADQEPNRCAIPACGQCVVSLRRPAGERGWQPVGRFSLASTFPLGLFRAWSHVVPDSHYLVYPEPASEARLPQTSRYMASLVGDQGIGSDDFAGLRGYRSGDSLKHVHWKALAREQGLLTKQFGGDRSERLWLDWRMLEGRETEARLSQLCRWVIEAGQQGLEFGLWLPDQIIEPGRGHAHQQQCLQALALFGG
- a CDS encoding AAA family ATPase; amino-acid sequence: MDSPVKPDIRPLHQAISRLGEIIVGKPRAIRLAVTCLLARGHLLIEDQPGVGKTTLAHAIAAVMGLQYHRIQFTSDLLPADILGVSVYEQGTGQFKFHPGPIFAQLILADEVNRATPKTQSALLEAMEERQVTIEGETRALPEPFFVIATQNPTYQIGTFALPESQLDRFLIRLALGYPDASAERALLGGEDRRDLLEHLQPVLSPEDLLAYQQAVTRVHVSEDLLDYLQAMITLSREHPEIAVGLSPRAGLALLRAARAWALLEERDHVLPDDLQAVLPGVVTHRLRPVTGESGQAVERLVQQLLDVPIP
- a CDS encoding aminopeptidase, which translates into the protein MMFHICKTLLLCVILTTLSGCSSFSYYLGAVNGHAGILNQQRPVSEVIADPTTRAELRSALLDIQRARQFAVEALQLPDNDSYRYYADIEREYAVWNVIATPELSVEPRRWCFLFAGCLNYRGYFSERQANDYAAGLEQAGYDTYVAGARAYSTLGWFDDPLLNTMLLRDEARRIGIVFHELAHQKLYLADDPAFNESFAVFIEQEGVKRWFVAQERPQAYARYRQTLERRRQFHALLLATRQRLKPLYASDLNDADKRAKKQQYFAQLKRDYQTLKQQWGGYEAYDNWMQQPLNNAHLALVATYREQVAGFAQLLDSLDGDLTAFYTAVERLARLSPEQRKRALINDTD
- a CDS encoding 6-phosphofructokinase gives rise to the protein MATKKKAKKKVARKKTAVRRVKKEAPKNAFYAQSGGVTAVINASAAGVIETARNNKNKIGKVYAGRNGIIGALSEDLIDTSKESAAAIKALRHTPSGAFGSCRYKLKSLEANRREYERLIEVFEAHNIGYFFYNGGGDSADTCHKVSMLSEKMGYPVQAIHVPKTVDNDLPITDNCPGFGSVAKYIAVSTREASFDVQSMAKTSTKVFVIEVMGRHAGWIAAAGGLASSEDTPIPIVILFPEVKFDQKKFLARVDQLVKKHGYCSVVVSEGVHWPDGRFLAESDRKDAFGHAQLGGAATVIAEMVGSELGYKNHWAVADYLQRSARHIASKTDVDMAYAMGKAAVQLAIKGHNAVMPTVDRISNKPFKWKVGIAPLSKVANVEKMMPNNFITSDGFGITKKCRDYMLPLIKGEDYPPYKDGLPKYVRLKNVAVAKKLKKFTV
- a CDS encoding ubiquinone biosynthesis accessory factor UbiJ, which gives rise to MSLAGETLVLLEAALEASLNRALRLDPVTFEQLARFEGRRIALELHGTGLTLLLLPGQDGIQVMSGDAGQADTVISGTPLALAELSFGDARRVLFAGDVTIRGDVETGQAFKRLLDHLEIDWEEQLSRYTGDVVAHQLGDLFRGLQGWGAQARRVLGRNLAEFLQQESRQLATRDAVAEFVREVDRLRDDGERLQQRVMLLQQHLPSDKQTS
- a CDS encoding RDD family protein, coding for MTAAVARIQYAGFWRRALALLLDSLLYTALILPLLVGIYGPGYLNWWLGDSSQLASYGMTDLLITYVAPFVLVIVCWRRWQATPGKLLLDCRVVDARTHQPLSLRQAVIRALGYILSALPFYLGFVWAAIDKRKQALHDKLAGSVVIQVIDDDSDINVAQWRERLGL
- the ubiE gene encoding bifunctional demethylmenaquinone methyltransferase/2-methoxy-6-polyprenyl-1,4-benzoquinol methylase UbiE, with amino-acid sequence MKKTTHFGYEEVPYEEKVRKVAGVFHSVAGKYDLMNDLMSMGVHRLWKRYTLDMSGVRQGDHVLDLAGGTGDLAEKFSRMVGSDGAVTLADINESMLRMGRDRLINDGIVGNLQYVQANAECLPFPDNHFDAITIAFGLRNVTDKDAALRSMLRVLKPGKPLLVLEFSKPVIKPLNPVYDVYSFKVLPLLGKLFANDPDSYRYLAESIRKHPDQETLKGMMEEAGFERCEYYNLSGGIVALHRGYKL
- a CDS encoding DUF971 domain-containing protein, with amino-acid sequence MNNVKPTEINLHQASHILEIAFDDGSRFELPTEYLRVYSPSAEVQGHGPGQEKLQIGKQDVNIERIEQVGHYAIQLYFDDNHDTGIYSWDTLYNLGQNYDELWQQYLDRLKEAGKERPEPEHLKNRA
- the hslU gene encoding ATP-dependent protease ATPase subunit HslU gives rise to the protein MSQMTPREIVQELDKHIIGQSAAKRAVAIALRNRWRRSCVDVELRNEITPKNILMIGPTGVGKTEIARRLARLANAPFIKVEATKFTEVGYVGRDVESIIRDLVEVSIKITREQAMDKVRHRASDAAEERVLDILLPPARSSSFGFNAEQPAEKSSEQENATRQKFRKKLREGELDDKEIEIEVSDSPMGVEIMAPPGMEEMTNQLQGMFQNLSGQRTKTRKMTISQALKTLTDEEAGKLVNEEEIKIKAVENVEQHGIVFLDEMDKIAKRSETSGTDVSREGVQRDLLPLVEGSSVSTKYGVVRTDHILFIASGAFHLSKPSDLIPELQGRLPIRVELEPLTTDDFVRILTEPDASLTEQYRALMYTEDVQLTFTDDGIHRLAEIAWQVNERTENIGARRLHTMLERLLEQISFEASERAGEQIKITADYVDENLAELAQDEDLSRYIL
- the hslV gene encoding ATP-dependent protease subunit HslV — protein: MKQFDGTTVLCVRRDNKVVLGADGQVSFGDTVMKGNARKVRRLYHNKVLAGFAGGTADAFTLFEYFEGKLEKHSGNLVRSAVEMAKDWRTDRTLRRLEALLTVADKEAMLIISGNGDVIEPEYNLVAIGSGGPYAQAAARALLENSELDARAITEKALNIAADTCIYTNHNLVIEELEH
- a CDS encoding FkbM family methyltransferase, encoding MSKPILKRIEQSDGYKFTKLLVKRLVGEELWLRPEIRINTLNKGGWLFYPDRLNSESVVYSFGVGEDIDFDLVLINQFGLSVYAFDPTPSTVDWLSGQSDIPGKFQFHPWAVTDSDGSMTLYPRVRGNKKSKVMYTLIAEEGVADSGVDVPAFTIGSIMAKLGHDHIDLMKIDIEGAEYDVLENMLDHSIKPEQLLVEFHHRIPGIGPKKTAALIRRLRAAGYRLFAISETGRELSFLLQQ